The following proteins come from a genomic window of Methanoculleus caldifontis:
- a CDS encoding class I SAM-dependent methyltransferase — MPESVSEKMGVKEGTRAFFMDAPPEAVAAMNLPSLNIADDLEGTFDYIHYFVKSLAELDTHLAELKAHLAPGGKLWISWPKGGQLGTDLNIRKVIAIGYNHGLVESVNLRIDDVWTGLKLTRPEPGKVYNNSYGRLPD, encoded by the coding sequence ATGCCAGAGTCCGTCTCGGAAAAAATGGGTGTTAAAGAAGGAACGAGAGCATTCTTCATGGATGCGCCACCAGAGGCCGTGGCGGCAATGAATCTACCCTCGCTGAATATAGCCGATGACCTGGAGGGCACGTTCGACTACATACACTACTTTGTCAAAAGCCTGGCAGAACTTGATACGCACCTTGCGGAACTAAAAGCGCACCTCGCCCCTGGCGGCAAACTATGGATATCGTGGCCAAAGGGCGGACAGTTGGGTACGGACCTCAACATCAGAAAGGTGATCGCGATCGGGTATAACCACGGGCTGGTCGAAAGCGTCAACCTGCGTATCGACGACGTATGGACCGGACTTAAGCTCACCCGGCCTGAGCCCGGCAAGGTATATAACAACAGTTACGGACGACTGCCTGATTAG